In a genomic window of Rhinoderma darwinii isolate aRhiDar2 chromosome 10, aRhiDar2.hap1, whole genome shotgun sequence:
- the LOC142662471 gene encoding nicotinamide N-methyltransferase-like — protein MDSSTHKLYHEHDFDSRQFLENYFSDKPDMVFGDDSLTFLIENFRHVFTVGHINGDILIDLSIGSFVHHLYSACEFFKNIIVLKVNNRCIMELKRWVDDRTGAFYWGHTSTILQEKEENSDQFEDQNAKLRSAIQHIVKYDLEKENMTDPLVLPLADCVLSAWLLDVISKDQDDYIRYFRKFSRLLKPGGHVILIGVLNITYFTVGKDKFQGFPYDEDFVRKALAGEGFIIDYCKVQERTAVSDLIDYKAVIFIAAHKEK, from the exons ATGGATTCCAGTACCCATAAGCTCTATCATGAACATGACTTTGATTCCAGACAATTTCTGGAGaattacttttcagataaacCCGATATGGTCTTTGGAGATGACTCCTTGACATTTCTTATTGAAAATTTTAGACATGTTTTCACAGTGG GTCATATTAATGGAGACATCTTGATTGACCTCAGTATTGGTTCCTTCGTTCATCATCTATATTCAGCCTGTGagtttttcaaaaacatcatagtGCTGAAGGTCAATAACAGATGCATCATGGAGCTGAAGAGATGGGTGGATGACCGTACGGGAGCATTTTATTGGGGCCACACGTCAACAATTCttcaagagaaagaagaaaacag TGATCAGTTTGAGGACCAGAATGCAAAACTGAGATCAGCCATTCAACATATTGTGAAATACGACCTGGAAAAAGAGAATATGACAGACCCGCTGGTCTTACCATTAGCCGATTGTGTCCTCAGTGCTTGGCTTCTGGATGTTATCAGCAAAGATCAAGATGATTACATCAGATATTTTAGGAAGTTCTCAAGGTTGCTGAAACCTGGAGGACACGTCATATTAATTGGGGTTTTAAATATAACATATTTCACAGTCGGAAAAGACAAGTTCCAAGGTTTCCCATATGATGAGGATTTTGTCAGGAAAGCTCTAGCTGGAGAAGGTTTTATCATTGATTACTGTAAGGTCCAGGAGAGAACGGCTGTCAGTGACCTTATTGACTATAAGGCCGTCATATTTATTGCAGCTCACAAGGAGAAGTAG
- the LOC142662734 gene encoding nicotinamide N-methyltransferase-like, whose amino-acid sequence MDSSPHKVYHVHDFDSRQYLEHYFSDKPDMAFGDDTLNFFIEKFRQVFAVGHINGDILIDLSVSSFVHHLYSACEFFKNIIVLKANNRCIMELKRWVDDRTGAFYWGHTSALLQEKEENSDQFQDQESKLRSAIQHVVKYDPEKENMTDPLVLPPADCVISVGLLDVISKYQDDYIIYLRKFSRLLKPGGHIIIIGTLGATYLTIGKDKFHVFTYDEDFVRKVLGGEGFIIDYCKVKERTAVSDLADYKSIIFIAAHKEK is encoded by the exons ATGGATTCCAGTCCCCATAAGGTCTATCATGTACATGACTTTGATTCCAGACAATATCTGGAGCATTACTTTTCAGATAAACCTGACATGGCCTTTGGAGATGACACCTTGAATTTTTTCATTGAAAAGTTTAGACAAGTTTTCGCAGTGG GTCATATTAATGGAGACATCTTGATTGACCTCAGTGTTAGTTCCTTTGTACATCACCTATATTCAGCCTGTGAGTTTTTTAAAAACATCATCGTGCTGAAGGCCAATAACAGATGCATCATGGAGCTGAAGAGATGGGTGGACGACCGTACGGGAGCATTTTATTGGGGCCACACATCAGCACTTCttcaagagaaagaagaaaacag TGACCAGTTTCAGGACCAGGAATCAAAACTGAGATCAGCCATTCAACATGTTGTGAAATACGACCCGGAGAAAGAGAATATGACAGACCCGCTGGTCTTACCACCAGCCgattgtgtcatcagtgttggtCTCCTGGATGTTATCAGCAAATATCAAGATGATTACATCATATATCTGAGGAAGTTCTCTAGGTTGCTAAAACCAGGAGGACACATTATAATAATTGGGACTTTAGGTGCAACATATTTGACAATCGGAAAAGACAAGTTCCATGTTTTCACATATGATGAGGATTTTGTCAGGAAAGTTCTAGGTGGAGAAGGCTTTATCATTGATTACTGTAAGGTCAAGGAGAGAACGGCTGTGAGTGACCTTGCTGACTATAAGTCCATTATATTCATTGCAGCTCACAAGGAGAAGTAG